A genome region from Coffea arabica cultivar ET-39 chromosome 7e, Coffea Arabica ET-39 HiFi, whole genome shotgun sequence includes the following:
- the LOC113722813 gene encoding uncharacterized protein translates to MGLFTYTIAGGGFILIGAWELFLSSSECIRNTPPSPPLASPRSISAINNSSTQTKKAPPSSSSVTCLSISVLSFLFILNSLISISDALNSKDHVGFAFQLEVIAIALLFFLYSTLGLFTLVKISFQFPSAILNMLLLFAFGEEFLFFYVRRKDPSGVENRYYDLFLVPIGICLFCTILELKSPKSNYARLGRGVGLVLQGMWIVQMGFSFFSDLMMVHGCSLHGKSRGNYTIKCKGHPEYHRGRAIATLQFNCHLALLVTLSVVVYGIVCKKHGIRRDLVLYRPLGAEIQPQFTLDSDEDLDDADQNGIKEVRSVEMQKAIVAVPASEVNGYGTH, encoded by the coding sequence ATGGGACTCTTCACCTACACCATAGCCGGCGGCGGTTTCATCTTGATCGGTGCTTGGGAATTGTTCTTGTCTTCCTCTGAATGTATCCGAAATACGCCACCATCTCCGCCCCTTGCCAGCCCTCGCTCCATTTCAGCTATTAACAACAGCAGCACTCAAACGAAAAAGGCCCCTCCTTCTTCGTCATCGGTAACATGCTTATCAATCTCcgttctttctttcctcttcattctaaactctctcatctccATCTCCGACGCCCTCAACTCCAAAGACCACGTCGGTTTCGCCTTCCAGTTAGAGGTAATCGCAATCGCTCTCCTTTTTTTCCTCTATTCAACTTTGGGTCTCTTCACGCTTGTCAAGATTTCGTTTCAATTTCCTTCAGCGATCCTCAACATGCTGCTTCTTTTCGCTTTCGGCGAAGAATTTTTGTTCTTTTACGTTAGAAGAAAGGACCCCAGTGGGGTAGAAAACCGATACTACGATCTCTTCCTCGTGCCAATAGGCATTTGTCTGTTTTGTACTATTCTAGAACTGAAAAGTCCCAAATCGAATTATGCAAGATTGGGACGCGGGGTTGGACTGGTTTTACAGGGTATGTGGATAGTCCAGATGGGTTTCTCATTTTTCTCCGATTTGATGATGGTACACGGATGCTCTTTGCACGGGAAGAGTAGAGGTAACTATACGATTAAGTGTAAAGGGCACCCTGAGTATCACCGTGGTCGAGCGATCGCTACGCTTCAGTTTAATTGCCATCTTGCACTTCTAGTGACTTTGAGTGTTGTGGTGTATGGAATTGTCTGCAAGAAGCATGGGATTAGGCGTGATTTGGTGCTGTATAGGCCGCTTGGAGCTGAGATTCAGCCTCAGTTTACTTTGGATTCTGATGAGGATCTTGATGATGCTGATCAGAATGGGATTAAAGAGGTGAGGAGTGTGGAAATGCAGAAGGCTATTGTAGCAGTGCCTGCATCAGAAGTCAATGGTTATGGTACTCATTGA
- the LOC113722841 gene encoding protein NRT1/ PTR FAMILY 5.9-like, with product MAGGHRLTAGLNKPIVLLIVIAGVERFAFKGVASNLVTYLTDVVKMTNSSAAKMVNSWCGFTSMVPLVVAPLADSYWDRYTTVQSAALLYALGLVMLASTALGWLLIPIGKVSSSALLHWSLYLISLGQGGYNPSLQAFGADQLDDGDELPSNKTDHSSDKKRLFFQWWYFGICCGSLLGVSLMSYIQDTLGWGLGFAIPAISFLASIAIFLLGNRFYKHKKAKNVDNKSTENMIQTVKTTLSRMFCGKIDLDRNSDVAELELQEKPLFDADPEGMEGLYEKSENENHLVQIAKMVLPLLPVWTMLLMFAVIFQQPPTFFTKQGMTMKRNIGSKFKIPPAALQSAITVSIILLMPLYDILFIPLTRILTQNEKGISVIQRMGIGMFLSVIAMVIAALTERKRLELSRQMVASDLLSETVPLSIFWLLPQYILLGFSDIFTVVGMQEFFYSEVPLRFRTMGIALYTSVFGVGSFLSALLISLVERFTSSGGRENSWFNDDMRNSRLDNYYWLLAILDSVSFVGFVIFFRFHKSRI from the exons ATGGCCGGAGGACACAGACTAACCGCAGGACTCAATAAGCCCATTGTACTTCTCATTG TCATAGCTGGCGTGGAGAGGTTTGCATTCAAGGGTGTGGCGTCCAATTTGGTGACTTATCTTACTGATGTTGTTAAAATGACCAACTCGTCGGCGGCGAAGATGGTTAACAGTTGGTGCGGTTTTACGTCTATGGTGCCGCTGGTAGTGGCTCCGCTTGCTGACTCTTACTGGGACCGGTATACCACCGTACAATCTGCTGCCTTGCTCTATGCTTTG GGACTCGTAATGTTAGCGTCTACGGCGCTGGGATGGCTTTTGATTCCGATAGGCAAAGTTAGCTCCTCGGCACTCCTTCACTGGTCTCTCTATCTGATTTCACTAGGCCAAGGTGGGTATAACCCTTCCTTGCAAGCCTTTGGAGCTGATCAGCTGGACGATGGGGATGAATTACCTAGCAACAAAACTGACCACAGTTCTGATAAGAAGAGATTATTTTTCCAGTGGTGGTACTTCGGCATTTGTTGTGGCAGCTTGCTTGGAGTCTCCCTCATGTCATATATCCAAGATACTCTGGGATGGGGATTGGGATTTGCCATCCCTGCAATTTCATTTCTAGCGTCCATTGCAATATTTTTATTGGGGAACCGGTTTTATAAGCATAAGAAGGCCAAGAATGTCGATAACAAGTCGACGGAAAACATGATACAAACAGTCAAAACAACTCTATCAAGGATGTTCTGCGGCAAGATTGATTTGGATAGAAACTCAGATGTGGCTGAGCTAGA ACTCCAGGAGAAACCACTCTTTGACGCAGATCCTGAAGGAATGGAAGGCTTGTATGAGAAATCTGAGAATGAGAATCATCTTGTTCAAATTGCAAAAATGGTGCTGCCTCTGCTGCCAGTTTGGACCATGCTTCTGATGTTTGCTGTGATTTTTCAGCAACCTCCAACATTCTTTACCAAACAAGGCATGACGATGAAGAGGAATATCGGCAGCAAATTCAAGATCCCACCAGCAGCACTTCAAAGTGCAATAACCGTCTCTATTATCCTCTTGATGCCTTTGTATGACATCCTCTTCATACCCTTAACCCGAATCCTCACTCAAAATGAGAAAGGAATCAGCGTGATACAGAGGATGGGAATTGGAATGTTTTTGTCGGTGATAGCCATGGTGATTGCTGCTTTAACTGAAAGGAAGAGGCTTGAGCTGAGCAGACAAATGGTAGCTTCTGATCTGCTGTCTGAAACCGTACCATTGAGCATCTTTTGGCTGCTTCCTCAATACATTTTGCTGGGCTTTTCTGATATATTCACGGTCGTAGGCATGCAAGAGTTCTTCTATTCTGAGGTTCCTCTCAGATTTAGAACAATGGGTATAGCTCTGTATACCAGCGTCTTCGGGGTAGGAAGCTTCTTAAGCGCCCTGCTTATTTCTCTGGTTGAACGCTTCACAAGTTCCGGTGGAAGAGAAAACAGTTGGTTCAATGATGACATGAGAAATTCCCGTCTAGACAACTACTACTGGCTGCTAGCCATACTCGATTCTGTAAGCTTCGTAGGATTTGTAATTTTCTTTAGATTCCATAAAAGTAGAATATGA